TTTCACACTCTTATCTCTGTCTCCCTCGCACAGCAGTTTCCTCTAAAGAGCCCTGCGTTCCTTTAGTGATTGCTAAGAGATCCTTCACATCAATCCCAGTAGGGGGCGCTCTCTCACTGAACTGCTCTGTGCTACACTGTGGTCCAGGGAGCTGGAGTGGAGAGTGGGGCCGGTCTGACGTGGGTAATTTCAACCCCTTGAACCTGAGTGATGACAGAGTGCAGGTGACTGTGATTCCAGAAAGAGAGACCCAGACTACACTGCAGCTGACCATTCAGAACATGATGTATAATGACTCTGGAGGCTATCAGTGCAGGGTGATTGGTACAGAGTCAAACACCAGCAACATGGGACACATGACTAACGTGACTGTCACAGGTAAGGAGCGGGCATATTGAAGTACATAGCTCTGTCTGTCTTGTCAATCTGTTTGCATGTCTCTCTTTATGGCATAGTCTGTAGTAGATTCAAGAACACCTGTCTAAACCATGTCCCTTGGGTGTCGGGCCACCACTGTATACTTTGATTCGACATGACAGATCTGCAGGCATTTCTCCAAAGGTGACGTGCTCCGACTCCTCCCGGGAGGCTGGGGACGGAAATCTGCAGCAGATTAGACCGTCTCACTTTGGAGACTGTTCCTCTGTGTTCCGTTGCCCGGTCTTGCATCCCTTCTGTCTGCCTGCATTTCTGTGTCAGTAGATCTCCATTGCACAACGAAGACGCCCCCCTGTCTCCCCCCAGACTCTCCAGGGCGCAGATTGCACGTCAGGCTCCTCGTTTGCTTTTCTCCTGTTCTCTCCCTCGGAGTGGGCTGCCTGCTGTGTTGGAGCTGCAGAGCGACCAAATGCAAAGCTTCAGGTATTGAGAGGGAGCCTGTGGGTATCTATCCACCAAAGTGCACAAATATGGACTGAAGGAAGGTTATTAATATGGACTAGTTGCGTGGCATTGCATGAATAGATGCTGTCTGGTAACTATATGCACTGTGGTTTGGGAGGTTCGTATCAGTAGCACAACAGAACCATCCTATTGTTCACATGAGCTTTTGAAATCATGCTGAACACAGTAAGATTTCCATGTTAACCAAGCAAATGTGCATCTTTGTCTGTCTCTGCCATCTAGAAACCACAAAGCAAGGATATTTGTTTATTCCTCCATACGTTCATTCActggctttgttttgtttgacagCTCAAACGACGGACTCTGAAGAGCCAGCCACAGAGGTGAGTCTCCTCACTGATCGCCTGATCAGTTTCACTGCCAAAACTCCTTTCTTCCACCTGTCCAGATATCCGTCTGCACGGCTGCCTGTGGACTGAATGGAGGTTTTGTagctttcaatgttttttttatacccaGCAGTCTTTTACTTagactggtttcacagcccctgaTTGGTGCTGATCTTAGACCGTCTTACCTAGGGTAATACTAAGCAGTTCAAGCTAATTGTGATCTATGAAACCAGTCATTTATGTTCTTACCAGGTAGACTAAAACAAGTCATTAAAGTGCAGATACGCAGCTATGTTAAGAATGAGTGCTAAACGTCAGGGTGGGCCATGTTCATTGTCACAGCTGGATTGCATAGTGTATAACCGTCTGTCCTTCATTCTCCCCCTCAGTTGGTTTACACAACAGTGATTCTGCGAGACCCCAGCCACCACCCAGCTAAAGCTCCTCCCCCTTCACAGTCTGAATATTCCACCATTCACTTTCCACACAGAGGAGGCGGCAGGGAAAGAGCCTCGAACTCATGATTGTTAAGATCTGCCCACCTTCTTTCCGTTTGCAGCTTTGGAACAGAACTTGTGCAGCCAAACAGAACCTTTACAAACACTATTAATTCTCTATATACAGTGTGAATGTAAATAGTCAAAAGCCAAACACAAAGGAAAGCCCTGTTGAGACCAGAATTAGGATGTTGCATCATGTATAGACTGGACAGGGCTATCTCCACTGCCTGCATGAATCAGCATTTCAACCTCAGAATTGCAATTCACTGTTGCTTTGATACAGTCTTATAAAGAAAGTGTGAAATAAGCTTTATTGAACCCGAGATGAATGCACCTATGGGACTGGAGTCTCACTTATGCATCACTATAGCTTGAATGACAGTGAATGTGATAATTAAGAGTAGACTCTCCAATCTGTACACTGCACAAGTCatgtatcaaaaaaaaaaaaaaaaaacttgtcattCTGTGAAATGTGTTTCACTTTTCCCCCTATTAAAGCAGAACCCTGTACTTTTATTTCCTTCCTCTCAATGTGCGATTCATTATTCCTGAACCACAGAGGAACGGGTCAAACAT
The DNA window shown above is from Acipenser ruthenus chromosome 24, fAciRut3.2 maternal haplotype, whole genome shotgun sequence and carries:
- the LOC117429585 gene encoding uncharacterized protein LOC117429585 isoform X3 encodes the protein MTGIGTPVPRLLFLLLISLLPAVSSKEPCVPLVIAKRSFTSIPVGGALSLNCSVLHCGPGSWSGEWGRSDVGNFNPLNLSDDRVQVTVIPERETQTTLQLTIQNMMYNDSGGYQCRVIGTESNTSNMGHMTNVTVTDSPGRRLHVRLLVCFSPVLSLGVGCLLCWSCRATKCKASAQTTDSEEPATELVYTTVILRDPSHHPAKAPPPSQSEYSTIHFPHRGGGRERASNS
- the LOC117429585 gene encoding uncharacterized protein LOC117429585 isoform X1, whose translation is MTGIGTPVPRLLFLLLISLLPAVSSKEPCVPLVIAKRSFTSIPVGGALSLNCSVLHCGPGSWSGEWGRSDVGNFNPLNLSDDRVQVTVIPERETQTTLQLTIQNMMYNDSGGYQCRVIGTESNTSNMGHMTNVTVTDLHCTTKTPPCLPPDSPGRRLHVRLLVCFSPVLSLGVGCLLCWSCRATKCKASAQTTDSEEPATELVYTTVILRDPSHHPAKAPPPSQSEYSTIHFPHRGGGRERASNS
- the LOC117429585 gene encoding uncharacterized protein LOC117429585 isoform X2 translates to MTGIGTPVPRLLFLLLISLLPVSSKEPCVPLVIAKRSFTSIPVGGALSLNCSVLHCGPGSWSGEWGRSDVGNFNPLNLSDDRVQVTVIPERETQTTLQLTIQNMMYNDSGGYQCRVIGTESNTSNMGHMTNVTVTDLHCTTKTPPCLPPDSPGRRLHVRLLVCFSPVLSLGVGCLLCWSCRATKCKASAQTTDSEEPATELVYTTVILRDPSHHPAKAPPPSQSEYSTIHFPHRGGGRERASNS